CCTGCCCTAAATGTTCCGATCTGTTGAACTCCCACAAATATATAAACAAAAGTAATCCACTCGTTTTGTGTGTGGGATAAATCCACTCACTTACGCGCGGCCTTCCTTTGAACTGCCTGCCGATCTTGGGCGGGGAGGGGTTTCTGCGCGGTTTTCCTTTGCTTGGGTTCGTTGGGGTCCATGAAAGGATCGGCCGCCTCAGCTGCATCGTCTTCCGCGTGGGCTGATTTCCAGAGCAGAAAGCCAATCGGGAGGAACAGCCAAATGGCGGTGCTACCCACACAATGTGAAAAAGAACCAAGAAAAACTGCGCAACCTTATTCTTGCAACAACCACGCTTGGGTCAAATTTTTCATTCGGATTTCAACTTGCCTTTTTCTTTCTTTTTGAAGTAGCCTTTGAGGAGGAAATTGTGCTGCACGGCAAGCAAGTCTTCGTCCAATTTCAACGAACTGCTCTCCAAATTTTTCAGTGTTTCCTTCAAATGCTTGCCTGCTGCTTCATCGTGCAACAATACGCCCATCGTCGTGTTGGGATTGTTAGTTGTTGCTTTCAAATCAGCAACCAATACGGCTGCGGTATCCGCGATTTGCTGGATTTGCAAGACCGATTTTTTGAGGGAATGGAAGACAACGGTATCCGTCGTCAATTCATTGGCGAGCGTTCCCTTTTTGTTCAATCCCTCTGTGAAGGTTGAAAGCGAACCGATCATTTGATCGGCCTTTCCTGCAGCACTTTTCAGTGCTATGGTGGCCGCGTCGAGCTGAAGGTAGATGTCTTCATCATTCAGCAATTTGCCAACGGTTCCTTCGCCATCTGCAAGTTTCTTGCTGATGCTTTTGAAATCATTGGTGATCTCGAGAATGTTTGTATTGTTGGCCTGCAAAGTGTTGATCATGTCTTCGGTGGTAAATGTCTTTTCGACGCCCAGCGTATCACCTTCGGCAATCTCAGGCAACAATGCAGTTCCCCCATAAATCACGAGAATTTTGTTTCCAATGAGGCCGTCTGTGCTGATTTTAACAAGCGCATCTTTCCGGATATATTGCGTCACACTTTCGTCGATGTTCATTTCCACGAGAACTTTCTTTTGGGAGAAAAATTCGACTTTGCCTACCACGCCAATCTTTACACCGGAAAACCATATATTATTTCCCTTTTGCAACCCACTTACCTCATCAAAAAGGACCATTACGTTGATCTTCGTTTTGAAAGTTTCGTGCAGATTGCCGATGGCGAGAATGCCCACGATGAGAAATCCCAATCCGAAAAAGACAAAGATGCCGACAATGACTGCGCGTTTATTGGATGAATCACTCATGCCTTATTGGATAAAATTGTAATTGTAAAAACTTTTGACCTGTTCGTCTTGTGTGTCAAAGACTTCTTCAAATGTGCCAATCCCGGAAAACTTTCCATCGAGAAGCATCGCGACACGATCGCCGGTTTCTTTGGCACAGGTCAGGTCGTGTGTGATAATGATCGAACTCGTATTGTAACGTTCCTGCACGTCGTTGATGAGGTTGTTAATTTCACTGCAGGTGATCGGATCCAATCCGGCGGTCGGTTCATCGTAAAGCATGATCTCCGGTTTAAGGATCAAGGTACGCGCAATGCCGATTCTTTTCCGTTGTCCGCCAGAAAGGTCGGCAGGCATTTGGCTCATTTTGTCCTTCAAGCCCACCGCCTCCAACACCTCTTCCACTGCCATGGCGACTTCCTTTTTGCTCAGGTTTTTCTTGTTCATGATCAACGGAAACTCAAGATTTTGCCGGATGTTCATGCTGTCGTAAAGCGCACTGTTTTGAAATGAAAATCCAATTCGCAGCCGCAAAGCATTCAGGTCTTTCTCCTTGAGCTGATCCACCCGTTGACCTAATACGACGACTTCGCCGCTATCGGGCTTCAGCAAGCCTACCAAAATCTTGATCAAAACAGACTTACCCGAGCCTGATTTTCCGAGGACTGCGACATTCTCCCCTTTGTAAATATTGAGTGTAACGCCTTTTAATACGTCCAATTCTCCGAATGATTTGTACACATCCTTGAGGGCAATTACCGAGACTTCGCGGTCGATGGTATGAAGAGCGACTTGGGTTTCCATGTTTCAGTAGTAACGTATCCAATTGGAAACCTGCACAATAAGGATCTCCTCAATAAAAATCAGGAACATGGCCATGACCACCGCTTGATTGGCAGCCTTGCCAACACCCCGCGTTCCTTGCGTT
The Bacteroidota bacterium DNA segment above includes these coding regions:
- a CDS encoding MCE family protein, yielding MSDSSNKRAVIVGIFVFFGLGFLIVGILAIGNLHETFKTKINVMVLFDEVSGLQKGNNIWFSGVKIGVVGKVEFFSQKKVLVEMNIDESVTQYIRKDALVKISTDGLIGNKILVIYGGTALLPEIAEGDTLGVEKTFTTEDMINTLQANNTNILEITNDFKSISKKLADGEGTVGKLLNDEDIYLQLDAATIALKSAAGKADQMIGSLSTFTEGLNKKGTLANELTTDTVVFHSLKKSVLQIQQIADTAAVLVADLKATTNNPNTTMGVLLHDEAAGKHLKETLKNLESSSLKLDEDLLAVQHNFLLKGYFKKKEKGKLKSE
- a CDS encoding ATP-binding cassette domain-containing protein; protein product: METQVALHTIDREVSVIALKDVYKSFGELDVLKGVTLNIYKGENVAVLGKSGSGKSVLIKILVGLLKPDSGEVVVLGQRVDQLKEKDLNALRLRIGFSFQNSALYDSMNIRQNLEFPLIMNKKNLSKKEVAMAVEEVLEAVGLKDKMSQMPADLSGGQRKRIGIARTLILKPEIMLYDEPTAGLDPITCSEINNLINDVQERYNTSSIIITHDLTCAKETGDRVAMLLDGKFSGIGTFEEVFDTQDEQVKSFYNYNFIQ